A region of the Pseudomonas sp. J452 genome:
GCTTCGCCCGTCACTTCACTGACCGCTATCACGTCATCGCCCTCGACCTGCCCGGCTTCGGTGAAAGCAGCAAGCAGGATGCCAATTATGACGTCGGCTCTCAGACCGAACGCCTGCAGGCCTTTCTCAAGGCCCTGAACATCGAACAGGCCCACCTCATCGGCAACTCCATGGGCGGGCACATTGCGGCGCTCTACGCCGCGCGCCACCCGAAACAGGTTGTGACCCTGGCCCTGCTGGACAACTCCGGCGTGACCTCGCCGAAGAAAAGCGAGATGTTCGAGCGTATCGAGCGCGGCGAACCCAACCCGCTGGTGGTACGCAAAGCCGAGGACTTCGAGACGCTGATGAACTTCGTCTTCGTCAGCCCACCGCCCCTGCCCGACTCGCTGAAGCGCCACTTCGCCGAGCAGTCGATGGCCAATCAGGAGCACTACGACCGAATCTTCGCGCAGCTGCGTGAGCGCTATATCCCGCTGGAGCCGGAACTGCAGAAGATTTCAGCCCCAACCCTGCTGCTCTGGGGTGAGCAGGATCGTGTACTGGACGTGTCCAGCATCGCGGTGATGAAGCCACTGCTGCGCCAACCCAGCGTGGTAATCATGAAGGATTGCGGGCATGCGCCAATGATTGAGCGCCCCGAAGAGACGGCCCGGCACTATCAGGCCTTCCTCGAGAGCAAGCGCTACTAAAAGGCAACAAAAAACCCGCTCGATGAGCGGGTTTTTTGTGGGAGCGGGAAGCTGGCTTACACCAGTTTTTCCAGTTCCGGTACGGCTTCGAACAGGTCAGCGACCAGGCCGTAGTCAGCCACCTGGAAGATCGGGGCTTCTTCGTCCTTGTTGATCGCGACGATCACTTTGGAGTCTTTCATGCCCGCCAGGTGCTGGATGGCACCGGAGATGCCGACCGCGATGTACAGCTGCGGTGCGACGATCTTGCCGGTCTGGCCAACCTGCATGTCGTTCGGTACGAAACCGGCGTCGACAGCAGCGCG
Encoded here:
- a CDS encoding alpha/beta fold hydrolase, whose translation is MKKLLFGLILLLAAGAGALYVSPSALIGSVQLVERGLAGLSSKQVQVANGQITYYEGGPADAETIVMIHGFGANRDNWLRFARHFTDRYHVIALDLPGFGESSKQDANYDVGSQTERLQAFLKALNIEQAHLIGNSMGGHIAALYAARHPKQVVTLALLDNSGVTSPKKSEMFERIERGEPNPLVVRKAEDFETLMNFVFVSPPPLPDSLKRHFAEQSMANQEHYDRIFAQLRERYIPLEPELQKISAPTLLLWGEQDRVLDVSSIAVMKPLLRQPSVVIMKDCGHAPMIERPEETARHYQAFLESKRY